In Vibrio japonicus, one DNA window encodes the following:
- a CDS encoding DUF3379 domain-containing protein, with protein sequence MDDLEFRRRIMSDPKYRDSKLTAAIKESETNSKFADEILDLDSKIAKAMSVDVPVDLADRILFNQSSAEKEDKIVRPNFAKRAMAMAASVAFVVGLLVGQVNWGNLIVPPAQANIADTAIKHVLDEKPFVDKLDEQVQSSQINAKMIPFAYQLSERFPYHVYYLNHCGFGKSNALHMVFQGEVGKVTLFLAGVASAKAEDFVQDEMSGVIEPIGNTSMILVGDKGENVSKIADQIVKIIKPMI encoded by the coding sequence ATGGATGATTTAGAATTTCGTCGTCGCATTATGTCCGATCCGAAATATAGAGACAGTAAACTCACCGCTGCGATTAAAGAAAGCGAAACCAACAGCAAGTTTGCCGATGAAATTTTAGATCTGGATAGTAAAATCGCGAAAGCTATGTCCGTAGATGTGCCAGTCGATCTTGCCGACCGTATTCTGTTCAATCAATCGTCCGCAGAGAAAGAAGACAAGATTGTGCGCCCCAACTTCGCGAAACGAGCCATGGCAATGGCCGCGTCCGTTGCATTTGTTGTCGGGTTACTGGTTGGTCAAGTCAATTGGGGGAACTTAATCGTCCCTCCTGCTCAAGCAAACATTGCAGATACCGCAATCAAGCATGTTCTCGATGAGAAACCGTTTGTTGATAAACTTGATGAACAAGTTCAGTCATCGCAAATTAATGCGAAAATGATCCCTTTCGCTTACCAACTCAGTGAACGCTTCCCCTATCACGTTTACTATCTCAACCATTGTGGTTTTGGTAAATCAAATGCACTTCACATGGTGTTCCAAGGGGAAGTAGGTAAAGTGACACTCTTTTTAGCTGGCGTTGCCTCTGCAAAGGCTGAAGATTTCGTACAAGATGAAATGTCTGGAGTTATCGAACCTATTGGTAATACCAGTATGATTCTTGTCGGAGACAAAGGCGAAAACGTATCAAAAATCGCGGATCAGATAGTCAAAATCATCAAACCCATGATTTAA
- a CDS encoding outer membrane protein transport protein, translating into MNNSRLFKKSLLAVTIATASIASQQAVAAGFQLNAQSATGIGRAFAGDAVIADNASVMARNPAAMTLFDKTELSLGFESITSIIEVKDVTYRSGVAGSVEVKDTDDVGDTSIAPNIHLIVPVNDKFVWGVNAYSNFGTKTQFSDEYAAAEFGGLTDVKSFNFGVAGAFRLDDQWSVGAGLDLIYGQGTMKRIAGDGFPATPMPISPSTVIPPSGTALLDVNKADGWAIGFNVGTVYELDANNRFGLAYRYSPEFEAEDDHGQKITLPLPDIAEFSGFHKIENTKFAVHYSVQWIGWSAFDKIDFENLDATKSTIAAQQAKNGVYEKQYQWQDGWHYAIGGTYYLNSDWTLRTGYMYDTSAQDSVTSISVPDSDRQWLSAGFTYHLDQSSNIDFGFTYLMGDDVKVNEKTSLTELSATTHADAILLGLQYSRSF; encoded by the coding sequence ATGAACAACTCGCGTCTGTTTAAAAAATCACTTTTAGCAGTGACTATCGCAACCGCATCTATAGCTTCTCAGCAAGCAGTAGCTGCAGGTTTCCAACTTAACGCTCAATCTGCAACAGGTATCGGCCGCGCATTCGCCGGTGATGCTGTAATCGCAGACAACGCATCTGTCATGGCGCGTAACCCAGCGGCAATGACTTTATTTGATAAAACTGAGCTATCGCTTGGTTTTGAAAGCATTACTTCAATAATTGAAGTAAAAGATGTTACATATAGAAGTGGCGTTGCTGGCTCTGTTGAAGTTAAAGACACTGACGATGTCGGTGACACTTCTATCGCACCAAACATCCATCTAATTGTGCCTGTAAACGATAAATTTGTTTGGGGTGTAAATGCATACTCAAACTTCGGTACTAAAACTCAATTCTCAGATGAGTATGCGGCAGCAGAGTTTGGTGGGTTGACCGACGTAAAGAGTTTTAACTTTGGTGTGGCCGGAGCATTTCGTTTAGATGATCAGTGGAGCGTTGGTGCAGGCTTAGACCTCATTTATGGGCAAGGCACAATGAAACGAATCGCTGGTGATGGCTTCCCAGCTACACCTATGCCGATCTCGCCTTCTACAGTAATCCCTCCTTCTGGCACAGCACTGCTAGATGTTAATAAAGCAGATGGTTGGGCTATAGGCTTTAATGTAGGTACCGTTTACGAACTTGATGCAAACAACCGTTTCGGTCTAGCCTACCGATACAGCCCAGAATTTGAAGCAGAAGATGATCACGGGCAAAAGATCACTCTTCCTCTACCTGACATTGCAGAATTTTCAGGTTTTCACAAAATTGAAAACACCAAATTTGCTGTTCATTACAGCGTACAATGGATTGGTTGGAGCGCATTCGACAAAATTGACTTTGAAAACTTAGATGCAACTAAGTCTACAATTGCAGCACAACAAGCGAAAAATGGTGTATATGAGAAACAATACCAATGGCAAGACGGCTGGCACTATGCTATTGGTGGTACTTATTACCTAAATAGTGATTGGACATTAAGAACTGGATACATGTACGATACCAGTGCTCAAGACTCTGTTACTTCAATCTCTGTACCGGATTCTGATCGCCAATGGCTGTCGGCAGGCTTCACTTATCACCTTGATCAAAGCTCAAATATAGACTTTGGCTTTACATACCTAATGGGTGATGACGTTAAAGTTAATGAGAAAACAAGCCTTACTGAGCTATCAGCTACCACTCACGCTGATGCTATCCTGCTCGGTCTTCAATACAGCCGCAGCTTCTAA
- a CDS encoding outer membrane protein transport protein — protein sequence MKTNKTLLSFAVACGLATVSSTASAAGFQLAEYSATGLGRAYAGEAAMADNASAQWRNPAMLTYLEGTQVSVGAIYVDPNLDVEGNVDGSKALNPRLPKSRADSSDFANDAVIPNLYVSHRYSDQLAIGFALGTNYGMETELGTGFAASHFGDEASIITKEANLNLAYQVAPTVSVGGGIRYVVGEGSFGATAPALNSAAHLGLKEGTTLKYMEGDDTAWGWQVGTAWQITQNHRVGLSYKSEVELALSGDAKILNPSNFQVLNDTGSMNLALPQTAELASFHQLTDQLAMHMSLNWTDWSSFKQLYADLNTLPSQTVKVENWEDNYRFAVGATYQVDSKLAVRTGVAYDTSAVSAKNRTITIPETDRTWLSLGASYDFTKQFTLDGGFTYIIAKDAPITESRGYASDDAAQAVGGQFVGQTTGHVWLIGVQANYRF from the coding sequence ATGAAAACAAATAAGACTCTCCTCTCTTTTGCAGTGGCTTGTGGTTTAGCCACTGTTTCTTCAACAGCTAGTGCAGCAGGCTTCCAACTAGCAGAATACTCAGCAACAGGGCTTGGCCGTGCGTACGCTGGTGAAGCCGCAATGGCAGACAACGCCAGCGCTCAATGGCGTAACCCAGCAATGCTTACCTACTTAGAAGGCACTCAAGTGTCTGTAGGTGCCATTTACGTTGATCCAAATCTGGACGTAGAAGGTAATGTCGACGGTTCTAAAGCACTAAACCCAAGACTGCCAAAGAGCCGCGCTGACTCTTCTGATTTTGCTAACGACGCGGTTATCCCTAACCTGTATGTATCACATCGCTACTCAGACCAACTAGCTATCGGCTTTGCTCTTGGCACAAACTACGGTATGGAAACGGAACTGGGTACAGGGTTTGCAGCCTCACACTTCGGAGATGAAGCGAGCATCATTACTAAAGAAGCGAACCTGAATCTCGCTTATCAAGTAGCGCCAACGGTTAGCGTAGGCGGCGGTATTCGTTATGTGGTCGGTGAAGGTAGCTTTGGCGCAACGGCACCAGCACTTAACAGCGCAGCACATCTGGGCCTAAAAGAAGGCACCACTTTAAAATACATGGAAGGCGATGATACCGCTTGGGGTTGGCAAGTAGGTACAGCTTGGCAAATCACTCAGAACCACCGTGTTGGTTTGAGCTACAAATCAGAAGTTGAGTTGGCTCTTTCTGGTGACGCGAAAATCCTCAACCCAAGCAATTTTCAAGTTCTAAATGATACCGGCTCAATGAACTTGGCGTTGCCTCAAACAGCCGAGTTGGCAAGCTTCCACCAGCTAACAGATCAACTAGCAATGCACATGAGCTTAAACTGGACGGACTGGAGTAGCTTTAAACAGCTGTACGCTGACTTAAATACCCTACCGTCGCAAACTGTAAAAGTTGAAAACTGGGAAGATAACTATCGTTTCGCAGTCGGTGCGACTTACCAAGTTGATTCTAAGCTGGCGGTACGCACAGGTGTTGCTTACGACACTTCTGCCGTAAGTGCTAAAAATCGCACAATCACGATTCCAGAAACTGACCGTACGTGGTTAAGCTTAGGCGCAAGCTATGACTTCACCAAGCAGTTCACTCTAGACGGCGGCTTTACTTACATCATCGCTAAAGATGCGCCAATTACTGAGTCTCGTGGCTATGCTTCAGACGATGCTGCACAAGCGGTGGGTGGTCAATTTGTTGGCCAAACAACTGGTCACGTGTGGCTAATCGGCGTACAAGCGAACTACCGTTTCTAA
- a CDS encoding MlaA family lipoprotein, which yields MKNSIKYQFWLLIAAVLALSGCAGTPQESEDGEGVSVVEESDVNDPFEGFNRAMWTINYDYLDPYLVRPAAIAYVDYTPSPIRTGIANFLGNLDEPSSIVNNLIMGNGTKALDHFNRFWINSTFGLLGLIDIASAAGITDHNEKAFSDAVGHHGVGNGPYVMVPGYGPWTVRESVDVVDSTYAPLSYLNIWAGLGKWALEGLETRASLVPQESMLDNSPDPYALTRDAYLQHQDFNAEIENDHYDEEEEAYLDEYLDEY from the coding sequence ATGAAAAACAGTATTAAATATCAGTTCTGGCTACTGATAGCGGCAGTATTAGCGTTGTCAGGCTGTGCGGGAACCCCTCAGGAGAGTGAGGACGGGGAAGGTGTGTCAGTGGTAGAGGAATCAGATGTTAATGATCCTTTCGAAGGCTTTAACAGAGCAATGTGGACAATAAACTACGATTACCTTGACCCATATCTTGTTCGACCTGCAGCTATCGCATACGTTGACTATACGCCGTCACCAATACGTACAGGTATTGCCAACTTTCTGGGTAACCTGGATGAACCATCGAGCATCGTAAACAACCTTATAATGGGTAACGGCACAAAAGCGTTAGACCATTTCAACCGTTTTTGGATTAACTCTACGTTTGGTTTGCTTGGCTTAATCGATATTGCATCTGCGGCAGGTATTACCGATCACAATGAGAAAGCATTCAGTGATGCAGTCGGTCATCACGGGGTAGGTAATGGTCCATACGTTATGGTTCCGGGGTATGGTCCGTGGACGGTACGAGAATCCGTCGATGTTGTTGACAGTACCTATGCGCCACTTTCTTATTTGAATATTTGGGCTGGACTCGGTAAATGGGCATTAGAAGGGCTTGAGACGCGCGCCTCGTTGGTACCGCAAGAATCTATGTTAGATAACTCTCCTGATCCTTATGCGTTAACCAGAGATGCTTACCTTCAGCATCAAGACTTCAACGCAGAGATAGAAAACGACCATTACGATGAAGAGGAAGAAGCGTATCTGGATGAGTATTTAGATGAGTATTAA
- the ccmI gene encoding c-type cytochrome biogenesis protein CcmI, whose translation MTLFWVASAVLIVFSCVLLALPIYRQKANNDEALRDELNKAFYKDRLSELEEETDEGLVENQQDLIEDLKQSLLDDIPTESKSKKDSSISPIAVLIPSVLLIAGISYGLYAKLGAYEDVQEWHQVSENLPALSKKLLSPEGAALSDDEMRDLTLALRTRLHYEPEDSTGWLLLGRIALANRDVDTAIGAMKKAYRLEPKDSDVMLGYAQALMLSQDDVDQENARRILGDLVKNDYVDLRVFSLLAFDAFERKDYPAAIRYWGIMQQMIGPQDSRYQMLSRSIENAQKQMGQEVGTGKSVSVAISVSDNVKADPNAALIVSIHTADGAPMPVAAARYPVGSLPRTVVLDDGNSMLPERKLSSLESLLVRVRIDSDGNVATKEGDWFGESEVVKMGESVQVVIDNQYQ comes from the coding sequence ATGACACTATTTTGGGTAGCTTCAGCTGTTCTTATCGTTTTCAGCTGTGTTTTGCTTGCTCTGCCAATCTATAGGCAAAAAGCGAACAACGATGAAGCATTACGCGACGAATTAAACAAAGCGTTTTATAAAGACCGACTTTCAGAACTGGAAGAAGAAACGGATGAGGGACTGGTAGAAAACCAGCAAGACCTTATTGAGGATTTGAAACAGTCGTTGCTCGATGATATTCCTACAGAGAGCAAAAGTAAAAAGGACAGTTCGATCTCACCGATTGCAGTATTGATTCCTTCTGTATTGCTCATTGCGGGTATCTCGTACGGGTTATACGCAAAATTGGGTGCGTATGAAGATGTTCAAGAGTGGCACCAAGTTTCCGAGAATCTGCCTGCTCTATCTAAAAAGCTTCTGTCCCCAGAAGGTGCAGCACTCAGCGATGACGAAATGCGCGACTTAACCTTGGCGTTAAGAACGCGTTTGCATTATGAGCCGGAAGACTCCACAGGCTGGTTGTTGCTTGGCCGTATTGCTTTAGCGAATCGTGATGTGGATACCGCCATTGGTGCAATGAAAAAAGCTTATCGTTTAGAGCCTAAAGACTCTGATGTGATGCTAGGCTATGCGCAAGCGTTAATGCTTTCGCAAGACGATGTCGATCAGGAAAATGCTCGCCGTATTCTCGGTGATTTAGTGAAGAATGACTACGTTGATTTACGAGTTTTCTCTCTGCTTGCATTTGACGCCTTTGAGCGCAAAGACTACCCAGCGGCCATTCGCTATTGGGGCATTATGCAGCAAATGATAGGTCCGCAGGACAGTCGTTATCAAATGCTCAGTCGCAGTATCGAGAATGCGCAGAAGCAAATGGGACAAGAAGTAGGTACAGGCAAATCAGTGTCGGTAGCGATATCTGTCTCAGACAATGTGAAAGCCGATCCAAACGCTGCATTAATTGTGTCTATTCACACCGCAGATGGAGCGCCGATGCCTGTTGCTGCCGCCCGATACCCTGTAGGCTCCTTGCCACGTACTGTCGTATTGGATGACGGAAATAGCATGCTTCCAGAACGTAAGTTATCTTCTTTAGAGTCTCTATTAGTCAGAGTTCGCATCGACAGCGATGGAAATGTGGCGACTAAAGAAGGGGACTGGTTTGGCGAGAGCGAAGTCGTTAAAATGGGTGAATCTGTGCAGGTTGTCATTGATAATCAGTATCAGTAA
- a CDS encoding cytochrome c-type biogenesis protein, with the protein MKKLIVSLFAALTLSMAAQAAIQVYEFETLEQEQQFKELGNTLRCPKCQNNTIADSNAELAVDLRQKVYEMTKQGKSKQEIIDYMIARYGNFVTYNPPFTAVTSVLWLGPLFVVVFGFGFIILRSRTKKAQPQQEQSWDKNKEARLNELLDEKNNEDKQ; encoded by the coding sequence ATGAAAAAGTTAATTGTTTCATTATTCGCTGCACTGACTCTTTCAATGGCGGCTCAAGCTGCAATTCAAGTTTATGAATTTGAAACGCTTGAACAAGAGCAGCAGTTCAAAGAGCTTGGCAATACATTGCGTTGTCCAAAGTGTCAAAACAATACCATTGCGGATTCCAATGCTGAGCTTGCTGTCGATCTTCGCCAAAAAGTGTATGAAATGACCAAGCAAGGTAAGTCGAAGCAAGAGATCATCGACTACATGATTGCGCGCTACGGTAATTTTGTTACTTATAATCCTCCATTCACAGCAGTCACTTCTGTTTTATGGTTAGGCCCACTGTTTGTGGTTGTATTCGGTTTTGGTTTTATCATTTTAAGAAGCCGAACCAAAAAAGCACAGCCACAGCAAGAGCAGTCTTGGGACAAAAACAAAGAAGCACGTTTAAATGAACTGCTGGATGAAAAGAATAATGAGGATAAGCAGTAA
- a CDS encoding DsbE family thiol:disulfide interchange protein, with amino-acid sequence MNKKHLFIPLIVFLGLVAVFATQLVKNSHGDDPTKLESVLVGKSVPEFRLEDLAEPGKLYDQAIFKGEPLLLNVWATWCPTCYAEHQYLNQLASEGVKIIGMNYKDERTKAVGWLNDLGNPYLISLFDGDGMLGLDLGVYGAPETFLIDADGVIRYRHVGDVNDRNWNEKLKPMYEALLAEVKG; translated from the coding sequence ATGAATAAGAAACATCTATTTATTCCGCTGATTGTATTTTTAGGCTTGGTGGCAGTCTTTGCCACTCAGCTGGTTAAAAACTCTCATGGTGATGATCCAACGAAATTGGAATCGGTGCTCGTTGGAAAATCGGTTCCTGAGTTTCGTCTAGAAGACTTAGCAGAACCTGGAAAGCTTTATGATCAGGCTATTTTCAAAGGTGAGCCACTGTTGCTAAATGTTTGGGCGACATGGTGTCCAACTTGTTACGCAGAGCACCAATATTTAAATCAGTTGGCAAGCGAAGGCGTGAAAATCATTGGTATGAACTACAAAGATGAACGTACCAAAGCGGTTGGCTGGCTGAATGATTTGGGTAACCCATACCTGATTAGTCTGTTTGATGGTGATGGCATGCTTGGGTTAGATCTGGGTGTTTACGGTGCACCAGAAACGTTCCTGATCGATGCTGATGGCGTCATTCGCTACCGCCACGTGGGTGATGTGAATGATCGTAACTGGAATGAAAAGTTAAAGCCAATGTATGAAGCGTTGCTGGCAGAGGTGAAAGGATGA
- a CDS encoding heme lyase CcmF/NrfE family subunit, whose protein sequence is MIAEIGHFALIVSLAMAVLLSILPLVGASRNNTMLMNTARPLSWGMFLLLFISFCALLWAFYTNDFTLNYVASNSNSQLPWYYRLTAVWGAHEGSLLLWVLIQAAWTIAVATFSRGMPQESVARVLAVMGMISVGFLLFIIVTSNPFLRTLPFFPVDGRDLNPLLQDPGLIIHPPMLYMGYVGFSVAFSFAIASLMTGRLDTAWARWSRPWTTAAWLFLTLGIALGSWWAYYELGWGGWWFWDPVENASFMPWLAGTALMHSLAVTEKRGTFKAWTVLLAISAFSLSLLGTFLVRSGILVSVHAFASDPSRGMFILGFLVFVIGGSLLLFALKGASVRVRGNFALASRENALLVNNVLLIAALVVVLVGTLLPLVHKQIGLGSVSIGAPFFDMLFAWLMIPFSFFLGIGPLIRWKKDDLSGLKKPMLVSGVASLALGGVFVVAFSEYFQFMAYLGWVMALWIIFMHGFELYERATHRHRFSVGIKKLQRSHWAMMFGHIGLAVAVIGIAMVQNYSIERDVRLAPGEHYQIQGYDFYFKGLRDKDGPNYDGYIADFEVTRDGKYINTLHAEKRFYNTARSMMTEAAIDRGVTRDLYIAMGERLDDNKSWAVRIYHKPFVRWIWAGALLMALGGCIAISDKRYRFRKSAKAQEA, encoded by the coding sequence ATGATTGCTGAAATTGGTCATTTCGCGCTGATTGTATCCTTAGCAATGGCAGTGCTATTAAGCATACTGCCATTAGTAGGGGCATCAAGAAACAATACAATGTTAATGAACACCGCAAGGCCGTTGTCTTGGGGGATGTTCTTGTTACTTTTTATCTCTTTTTGCGCGCTACTTTGGGCGTTCTATACCAACGACTTCACCCTTAATTACGTCGCATCTAACTCTAACAGCCAGTTACCTTGGTACTATCGACTAACGGCGGTATGGGGTGCGCACGAAGGTTCACTCCTTCTGTGGGTGTTGATTCAAGCCGCGTGGACAATCGCAGTGGCGACATTTAGTCGTGGTATGCCGCAAGAGTCTGTTGCTCGCGTTTTAGCGGTGATGGGTATGATCAGTGTCGGCTTCTTGCTGTTTATCATTGTGACATCCAACCCGTTCTTGCGTACGCTTCCGTTTTTCCCTGTTGATGGTCGTGACCTGAACCCGCTTCTTCAAGATCCGGGTCTGATCATTCACCCGCCTATGCTGTATATGGGCTACGTGGGTTTCTCAGTTGCATTCTCGTTTGCGATTGCGTCTTTAATGACAGGTCGTTTAGATACGGCATGGGCACGTTGGTCTCGCCCATGGACGACAGCAGCGTGGCTATTTTTGACATTAGGTATTGCACTAGGTTCTTGGTGGGCGTACTACGAACTTGGCTGGGGCGGCTGGTGGTTCTGGGATCCAGTAGAAAACGCATCCTTCATGCCATGGTTGGCAGGTACAGCTCTGATGCACTCACTGGCAGTGACGGAAAAGCGCGGTACATTTAAAGCTTGGACAGTATTGTTAGCAATCTCAGCGTTCTCACTCAGTTTGCTGGGTACATTCTTGGTGCGTTCGGGCATTCTAGTCTCCGTTCATGCCTTTGCTTCTGACCCATCACGCGGGATGTTCATTCTTGGCTTCCTTGTGTTTGTTATCGGTGGCTCATTACTATTGTTTGCGCTTAAAGGTGCTTCAGTACGTGTTCGCGGTAACTTTGCGTTGGCGTCACGTGAAAACGCGCTGCTGGTGAACAATGTATTGTTGATCGCGGCTCTGGTTGTGGTGCTTGTGGGTACTCTACTTCCGCTGGTTCATAAACAGATTGGCTTGGGCTCTGTGTCGATTGGTGCGCCATTCTTTGACATGCTGTTCGCTTGGCTGATGATTCCTTTCTCGTTCTTTTTGGGCATTGGTCCTCTAATTCGTTGGAAGAAAGACGATCTATCAGGGTTGAAGAAACCAATGCTTGTCTCTGGTGTGGCATCGCTTGCACTGGGTGGCGTGTTTGTTGTTGCGTTCTCGGAATACTTCCAGTTTATGGCGTATTTAGGGTGGGTGATGGCGCTTTGGATCATCTTTATGCATGGGTTCGAACTCTACGAGCGAGCTACTCACCGTCATCGTTTTTCTGTCGGCATCAAAAAGCTGCAACGCAGTCACTGGGCGATGATGTTCGGTCACATCGGTTTGGCTGTTGCCGTGATTGGTATTGCGATGGTGCAGAACTACAGCATTGAAAGAGATGTTCGTTTAGCGCCGGGTGAGCATTATCAAATCCAAGGCTACGATTTTTACTTTAAAGGTCTTCGCGACAAAGACGGCCCGAACTACGACGGCTACATCGCTGATTTTGAAGTGACGCGTGATGGTAAGTACATCAATACGTTGCACGCAGAAAAGCGTTTTTACAATACAGCACGTTCAATGATGACAGAAGCCGCCATTGACCGCGGTGTGACGCGTGACCTTTATATCGCAATGGGTGAACGCTTAGACGACAACAAGTCTTGGGCAGTCCGCATCTATCATAAACCATTTGTTCGCTGGATTTGGGCAGGTGCGCTTCTTATGGCATTAGGTGGATGTATCGCGATTAGTGATAAGCGATACCGCTTCAGAAAAAGTGCGAAAGCTCAGGAGGCATAA
- the ccmE gene encoding cytochrome c maturation protein CcmE, with protein sequence MNPRRKKRLGIVLAIFIGISTTIGLMLYALNQNMDLFYTPTELVNGKDDGTKPEVGQRLRIGGMVVVDSVKRDPESLRVSFELHDVGPKVTVLYDGILPDLFREGQGIVAQGVLKDARTIEAFEVLAKHDEEYMPPEIAEAMQKNHQPLQYSEQQKQGSGQ encoded by the coding sequence ATGAACCCAAGACGTAAAAAAAGGCTCGGCATTGTTCTTGCGATCTTTATCGGTATCAGCACGACGATAGGGCTAATGCTATATGCGTTGAATCAGAATATGGATTTGTTTTATACGCCGACTGAACTGGTTAACGGGAAAGATGATGGTACTAAACCAGAAGTCGGCCAGCGTTTACGTATTGGCGGTATGGTTGTTGTGGATTCGGTTAAGCGTGATCCAGAGTCGCTAAGAGTTTCTTTCGAGTTACATGATGTAGGACCGAAAGTAACGGTTCTATACGATGGTATTCTTCCAGATTTGTTCCGTGAAGGACAGGGTATTGTCGCGCAAGGTGTTTTGAAGGATGCGCGCACGATCGAAGCTTTTGAAGTGTTAGCTAAGCACGATGAAGAGTACATGCCGCCAGAAATCGCTGAAGCAATGCAGAAGAACCATCAACCACTTCAATACTCAGAACAACAAAAACAAGGAAGCGGTCAATGA
- the ccmD gene encoding heme exporter protein CcmD — protein sequence MHFESLNDFFAMGGYASYVWSAFGITFLSLLILLYVSVKRGDTLLKEVQSKIDRQARIEAAKNLENTL from the coding sequence ATGCATTTTGAATCTTTGAACGACTTTTTCGCTATGGGCGGATACGCCAGTTATGTTTGGAGTGCTTTTGGCATTACATTCTTGTCTCTATTGATACTACTTTATGTGAGCGTGAAACGAGGCGACACGTTACTAAAAGAAGTGCAATCAAAAATCGATAGGCAAGCACGAATTGAAGCAGCTAAGAATTTGGAGAACACACTATGA
- a CDS encoding heme ABC transporter permease, with the protein MWKWLHPYAKPESTYQLCGKLLPWFSILALLCLSLGSVWGLAFAPSDYQQGDSFRIIYIHVPAAIWSMGVYMSMAIAAFIGLVWQVRLSDMAASAMAPIGAVYTFIALLTGAIWGKPMWGTWWVWDARLTSELILLFLYLGVIALYHAFDDQKTAAKAAGILAIVGVVNLPIIHFSVEWWNTLHQGATITKFEKPSISNDMLWPLLLNIFGFAFFFGVVAMVRLRNEIISKESHRPWVLKLAEAKSQRGN; encoded by the coding sequence ATGTGGAAATGGCTCCATCCCTATGCCAAGCCTGAGTCTACTTATCAGTTATGCGGTAAGTTGTTGCCTTGGTTTTCCATACTAGCATTATTGTGTTTATCTTTAGGCTCTGTGTGGGGATTGGCGTTTGCGCCTTCCGATTACCAGCAAGGTGATAGTTTCAGAATTATTTATATCCACGTGCCCGCAGCGATTTGGTCTATGGGTGTGTACATGTCGATGGCGATTGCTGCATTTATCGGCCTAGTTTGGCAGGTGCGTTTATCTGATATGGCGGCCTCTGCCATGGCACCCATTGGCGCTGTATATACGTTTATTGCACTTTTGACTGGCGCTATTTGGGGTAAACCGATGTGGGGTACTTGGTGGGTGTGGGACGCACGTCTAACTTCAGAGCTTATCCTGCTATTTCTTTACTTGGGCGTCATTGCGCTTTATCACGCCTTTGATGACCAAAAAACAGCGGCAAAGGCGGCGGGCATTTTGGCTATCGTTGGTGTCGTTAATCTCCCGATTATTCACTTTTCAGTTGAGTGGTGGAATACGCTTCATCAAGGTGCAACTATAACAAAGTTTGAGAAACCGTCCATTTCAAACGATATGTTATGGCCGTTGCTACTTAATATTTTTGGTTTTGCATTTTTCTTCGGTGTTGTCGCGATGGTTCGTTTACGTAATGAGATTATCAGTAAAGAAAGCCATCGTCCTTGGGTATTGAAACTCGCCGAAGCTAAGTCTCAGAGAGGTAATTAA
- the ccmB gene encoding heme exporter protein CcmB — protein MLGIMNSIVRRELLIAFRRQADVFNPLWFFIIVITLFPLSIGPEPNLLARIAAGIVWVAALLSALLSLERLFRDDFQDGSLEQMMLMPVPLPIVVISKVIAHWLLTGLPLILISPLLAILLSLDFNTWLAVVLTLVLGTPTLSFIGAIGVALTVGLQKGGVLLSLLVLPLYIPILIFATSAIDAASLGIAYNGQLAILGAMFMGAFTLTPFAISAALRVSVN, from the coding sequence ATGCTAGGCATTATGAATAGTATTGTACGACGCGAGCTTCTCATTGCGTTTCGTCGCCAAGCCGATGTCTTTAACCCTCTGTGGTTTTTTATCATTGTCATCACGCTTTTCCCGCTAAGCATTGGACCGGAGCCTAATCTGTTGGCTCGCATTGCGGCAGGTATCGTTTGGGTCGCAGCATTATTGTCGGCTTTGTTATCTCTTGAACGACTGTTTCGAGATGACTTTCAAGATGGTTCGCTGGAACAGATGATGCTGATGCCAGTGCCATTACCTATTGTGGTGATATCTAAAGTGATTGCCCATTGGCTGCTGACAGGATTGCCTCTTATTTTGATTAGCCCATTGCTCGCGATCTTACTATCGCTGGACTTTAACACTTGGTTAGCTGTGGTATTGACCTTAGTCTTGGGGACTCCAACACTCAGCTTTATCGGTGCAATAGGCGTTGCCTTGACCGTTGGATTACAAAAAGGTGGGGTGCTGCTCAGTTTGCTCGTATTACCGCTTTATATTCCGATTTTGATTTTTGCTACATCTGCGATTGATGCAGCATCGCTAGGTATTGCTTATAACGGCCAGCTAGCAATTTTAGGTGCAATGTTTATGGGCGCATTTACCCTGACGCCTTTTGCGATTAGCGCTGCACTACGAGTAAGTGTGAATTAG